A stretch of the Neorhodopirellula lusitana genome encodes the following:
- a CDS encoding DUF1559 domain-containing protein: MTSSINRPRFAFTLVELLVVIAIIGVLVGLLLPAVQAAREAARRMSCSNNFKQIGLGIHNYHSAYNQMPKHKTGTGMDPATASWWIWSAHTNQSQLSVWVGLTPFIEQQALWSEMSSPLGQELGPDGNRIPKVPSWTAFGPKPSFHVSFQYPPAMTEIPTLRCPSDPGYGIPSQGRTNYAVCLGDSFAKSESGPMNDVLIATTADSQLSRAGQRGAFVAHRSMRFRDIMDGLSNTIIAGEITTDLGDRDIRTQAARAQTGVKANPRICESNGAIDPSRPGFWAESTVLFSDWDSGSIYGRGYQWMNGETFHSAMFTITPPNSAACWREDWAGQEGVAPPSSRHQGGCHVLMGDGSVTFITDSIDTGDSHAHIVEQGQTGKSAPGQRSPYGLWGALGTRASKEVVDQQL, translated from the coding sequence ATGACGTCTTCAATCAACCGGCCCAGGTTTGCTTTCACACTAGTCGAGCTATTAGTTGTGATCGCGATCATTGGGGTCTTAGTTGGGCTACTGCTCCCAGCCGTCCAGGCAGCACGGGAAGCAGCTCGTCGCATGAGCTGCAGCAACAACTTCAAACAGATTGGTTTGGGGATCCACAACTACCACTCCGCATATAACCAGATGCCTAAACACAAAACAGGCACGGGCATGGATCCGGCCACGGCAAGCTGGTGGATTTGGTCGGCTCACACGAACCAGAGCCAACTCAGCGTTTGGGTGGGTCTCACCCCGTTCATCGAGCAACAAGCACTTTGGAGCGAGATGAGTTCACCGCTTGGCCAAGAGCTTGGCCCCGATGGTAATCGCATCCCCAAGGTTCCATCGTGGACAGCATTTGGACCTAAGCCAAGCTTCCACGTCAGCTTTCAATACCCGCCGGCCATGACGGAGATCCCGACGCTTCGCTGCCCATCTGATCCTGGGTACGGTATTCCATCGCAAGGACGAACAAACTACGCCGTATGCTTGGGCGACTCGTTCGCCAAATCCGAAAGCGGCCCGATGAATGACGTCCTAATCGCCACGACAGCTGATTCGCAATTGTCACGTGCAGGACAACGTGGGGCGTTCGTCGCTCACCGTTCGATGCGATTTCGGGACATCATGGACGGCCTGTCCAATACGATCATTGCCGGCGAAATCACAACTGACTTAGGTGACCGCGACATCCGAACTCAAGCCGCTCGTGCGCAAACCGGCGTCAAAGCGAACCCACGAATTTGTGAATCAAATGGGGCCATCGATCCGTCGCGACCCGGTTTCTGGGCTGAGTCGACAGTCTTGTTCAGTGATTGGGATAGTGGATCGATCTACGGACGCGGATATCAATGGATGAATGGAGAAACCTTCCATTCCGCAATGTTCACGATCACCCCTCCCAACTCCGCTGCGTGTTGGCGTGAAGATTGGGCTGGCCAGGAAGGCGTTGCACCGCCGAGTAGTCGGCATCAAGGCGGCTGTCACGTTTTGATGGGGGACGGTTCGGTTACCTTTATCACGGACTCGATTGATACTGGCGACTCACACGCACACATCGTCGAACAAGGGCAAACTGGGAAATCAGCACCCGGACAAAGAAGTCCCTATGGACTATGGGGGGCTCTTGGAACTCGCGCCTCCAAAGAAGTAGTTGATCAACAACTTTAA